The Paenibacillus sophorae genome has a segment encoding these proteins:
- the rpsI gene encoding 30S ribosomal protein S9 — translation MAQVQYYGTGRRKHSVARVRLVPGEGRIVINKRDINEYFGLETLKLIVKQPLTLTETLGSYDVLVIAHGGGISGQAGAIRHGISRALLKADPEYRSSLKKAGFLTRDPRMKERKKYGLKAARRAPQFSKR, via the coding sequence ATGGCACAAGTACAATACTATGGGACAGGTCGTCGTAAACATTCGGTAGCACGTGTTCGCCTCGTACCGGGTGAAGGACGCATTGTCATTAACAAACGCGACATCAACGAATATTTTGGTTTGGAAACACTCAAACTGATTGTTAAGCAACCTTTGACTCTGACTGAAACGCTGGGCAGCTACGATGTTCTGGTTATCGCTCACGGAGGCGGAATTTCCGGCCAAGCCGGCGCAATCCGTCACGGTATTTCCCGCGCTCTGCTGAAAGCAGATCCAGAATACCGTTCTTCCTTGAAGAAAGCCGGATTCCTGACTCGTGACCCACGTATGAAGGAACGTAAGAAATACGGCCTCAAGGCTGCACGTCGTGCGCCTCAGTTCTCGAAACGTTAA
- the map gene encoding type I methionyl aminopeptidase, which yields MIICKSEQELAFMREAGRIVAETHRLMAQAIQPGITTGELDRIADQYIRSQDAVPSFKGYNGFPASICASVNDQLVHGFPGKRKLVEGDIVSLDIGAQYKGYHGDSAWTYGVGSISEEAQRLLDVTEGSLYAGLELIKPDVRLFTISHAIQKYIEDAGFSVVREYVGHGVGAELHEEPQIPNYGIADRGPRLKAGMVLAIEPMVNAGKRYVRTLEDNWTVVTVDGSLCAHFEHTVAVTPEGMEIFTKLNA from the coding sequence ATGATCATATGTAAGTCCGAACAGGAACTTGCCTTTATGAGAGAAGCGGGACGAATTGTTGCCGAGACTCACCGTCTCATGGCACAGGCTATCCAGCCCGGAATTACGACCGGAGAGCTTGACAGAATCGCTGATCAATACATTCGCAGTCAAGATGCTGTGCCGTCATTCAAAGGCTACAATGGTTTTCCTGCCAGCATTTGCGCTTCAGTCAACGATCAGTTGGTGCATGGATTTCCCGGCAAACGCAAACTGGTGGAAGGTGATATCGTATCGCTGGACATTGGAGCGCAGTACAAGGGATATCACGGCGATTCCGCCTGGACCTATGGGGTAGGCAGCATATCCGAAGAAGCCCAGCGGCTCTTGGATGTGACGGAGGGCTCCCTGTATGCAGGCCTTGAGCTGATTAAGCCGGATGTGCGCCTGTTTACAATCTCCCACGCTATTCAAAAATATATCGAAGATGCCGGTTTCTCGGTGGTCCGCGAGTATGTTGGGCATGGCGTTGGGGCAGAACTGCATGAAGAACCGCAAATTCCGAACTACGGCATTGCAGACCGCGGTCCACGGCTTAAGGCAGGCATGGTGCTCGCCATTGAGCCGATGGTCAATGCGGGCAAACGTTATGTCCGAACGCTGGAAGATAACTGGACGGTCGTGACGGTGGACGGTTCGTTGTGTGCTCACTTTGAGCATACAGTGGCGGTTACACCGGAAGGCATGGAAATTTTCACGAAATTGAATGCGTAG
- a CDS encoding DNA-directed RNA polymerase subunit alpha: MIEIEKPKIETVEANDEGTYGKFVVEPLERGYGTTLGNSLRRILLSSLPGAAVTSVQIDGVLHEFSTVPGVMEDVTEIILNLKALSLKIHSDEEKVFEIDAEGEGVVTAGDIRADSDVEILNPDLHIATLGPGARLHMRIFAGRGRGYVQADRNKREDQPIGVIPVDSIYTPISRVNYTIDNTRVGQVTNYDKLTMEIWTDGSIRPEEAVSLGAKILNEHLVLFVGLTDEAKDAEIMVEKEEDKKEKVLEMTIEELDLSVRSYNCLKRAGINTVQELTTKTEEDMMKVRNLGRKSLEEVQEKLEELGLGLRTEE; the protein is encoded by the coding sequence GTGATAGAAATCGAAAAGCCGAAGATTGAGACCGTAGAAGCTAATGATGAAGGAACCTATGGGAAATTCGTAGTAGAACCGCTGGAACGTGGATATGGCACGACTCTGGGGAACTCGCTTCGCCGGATACTGCTGTCCTCCCTTCCGGGAGCCGCAGTGACCTCGGTCCAAATTGACGGCGTTCTGCATGAGTTCTCCACCGTTCCCGGCGTAATGGAAGACGTGACCGAAATCATTTTGAACCTCAAAGCTCTTTCCCTGAAGATTCATTCAGACGAAGAGAAAGTGTTCGAGATTGATGCTGAAGGGGAAGGCGTCGTAACCGCAGGTGACATCCGTGCGGACAGCGATGTTGAGATCCTTAACCCGGACCTTCATATTGCAACGCTGGGACCTGGCGCGAGACTTCACATGCGTATATTTGCAGGCCGGGGTCGCGGCTATGTCCAAGCGGACCGTAACAAGCGCGAAGACCAGCCGATCGGCGTCATTCCGGTAGATTCCATCTACACTCCGATTTCCCGTGTGAATTACACAATCGACAATACCCGTGTCGGTCAAGTGACCAACTACGACAAGTTGACGATGGAAATCTGGACCGATGGCAGCATCAGACCGGAAGAGGCTGTTAGCCTTGGAGCCAAAATCTTGAATGAGCATCTTGTATTGTTCGTAGGTCTTACGGATGAAGCAAAAGATGCCGAGATTATGGTTGAAAAAGAAGAAGACAAAAAAGAAAAAGTGCTTGAGATGACAATCGAAGAGCTGGATCTTTCGGTCCGTTCCTACAACTGTCTCAAACGCGCCGGCATCAATACGGTGCAGGAGCTTACCACGAAAACGGAAGAAGATATGATGAAGGTCCGCAACCTGGGCCGCAAATCTTTGGAAGAAGTTCAGGAGAAGCTCGAAGAGCTCGGTTTGGGTCTGCGTACCGAAGAATAA
- a CDS encoding site-specific integrase produces the protein MASFQKYDTKDGPRWLYKYYSTINPETGKRKQSTKRGFRTKKEAQLDAAQTEKEIADGSFVAQDRTITFEKVYEQWYATHSPNFKPSTKKAVRSKFKQQLLPRFGNIKMVDITRSYCQEVINEMAKKITTIDNMKMYANQIFEYGIKMNIITRNPMKGAVIPKSDDEHLADSQKERNYWEKHEIKRFLGIVKEEFEFKDFLMFHLLIYTGARKGEVLALRWSDIDFKKKTVSLNKTLFHEKDKGFMALTSKTAASRRVLSLDDTTLGLLKKRRSEQNRGPVAPINPTDDRLIFTREDGTPIRLAYPNDKLNEIIENHKLHSITVHGLRHTHASLLFEAGASIKEVQERLGHSDIKMTMNIYTHVTNAAKEKTADRFEKFMESEPPVTGSDVVTNGQEK, from the coding sequence ATGGCAAGTTTTCAAAAATACGACACAAAGGACGGACCGCGCTGGTTGTACAAGTATTACAGCACAATCAATCCAGAAACGGGCAAGCGGAAACAGTCAACAAAGCGAGGATTCAGAACGAAGAAAGAAGCGCAGCTTGACGCCGCTCAGACGGAGAAAGAAATTGCTGATGGATCATTCGTTGCCCAGGATAGAACAATTACCTTCGAGAAGGTGTACGAACAGTGGTATGCTACCCATTCGCCAAACTTCAAGCCCAGCACCAAAAAAGCTGTCCGTTCCAAGTTCAAACAGCAACTGCTACCGCGCTTCGGGAATATCAAAATGGTCGACATCACACGATCTTACTGCCAAGAAGTCATTAACGAAATGGCAAAAAAAATTACGACCATCGACAACATGAAGATGTACGCAAATCAGATCTTTGAGTATGGGATCAAGATGAACATCATTACACGAAACCCGATGAAAGGAGCCGTGATTCCCAAGTCGGATGATGAACATTTGGCAGACAGTCAAAAGGAACGGAATTACTGGGAAAAGCATGAAATCAAACGATTCTTGGGGATAGTCAAAGAGGAATTCGAATTCAAGGATTTTCTTATGTTTCACTTGCTGATCTACACAGGAGCGCGTAAAGGTGAAGTGCTGGCATTGCGCTGGAGCGATATCGACTTCAAGAAAAAAACTGTTTCTCTGAATAAGACACTATTTCACGAAAAAGACAAGGGGTTCATGGCTCTAACATCGAAAACAGCTGCCTCACGGCGCGTTCTGAGTCTGGACGATACAACACTGGGTTTACTCAAAAAACGCCGATCAGAGCAAAATAGGGGCCCTGTGGCACCTATCAATCCTACGGATGACCGGCTCATATTCACCCGCGAGGACGGTACACCGATCCGCTTGGCATATCCAAACGACAAACTGAATGAAATTATCGAGAATCACAAGCTGCACTCTATTACTGTTCACGGCCTGCGGCATACGCACGCTTCACTGCTATTCGAAGCTGGCGCCAGCATCAAAGAAGTGCAGGAACGGCTCGGGCATTCGGATATCAAAATGACCATGAACATTTACACCCATGTCACGAATGCGGCCAAGGAAAAAACCGCCGACCGATTCGAAAAATTCATGGAATCAGAACCACCGGTCACCGGATCGGATGTGGTCACGAATGGTCAGGAAAAATAA
- the rpmJ gene encoding 50S ribosomal protein L36: MKVRPSVKPICEKCKVIRRKGTVMVICENPKHKQKQG, from the coding sequence ATGAAGGTAAGACCTTCTGTAAAGCCCATTTGCGAGAAATGCAAAGTCATCCGCCGCAAAGGGACTGTAATGGTAATTTGCGAAAATCCGAAGCACAAACAAAAACAAGGTTAA
- a CDS encoding helix-turn-helix transcriptional regulator — protein sequence MKYSELLTQYIEASGLSLSEIAKRMDEEKGIKIDRSYISMLKNDKTKNPASEEMNRALAEITGGDPERLVLAAYYEKAPVIVKNSLKDSEQYRQFKKFIVESDFILQHFKDTGIDNPTDEMKEEAVVAFIDSITHDDFIELWHAMLKLLLLKNPKEFREIAKLTYNKPINVEEVHKLEELRLRKGLSREDVATSLSIPVKEYEYLELLGGFSFSSENSDMYKKAIDYLESFEGGTNKEAREFEAFMKNPEHGLFFKDYLEAPEERKKEMLTFWRFIKQVEEEEKAEGEKDK from the coding sequence ATGAAATATTCTGAGTTGTTAACTCAATATATCGAAGCCAGTGGCCTTTCTTTGAGTGAAATCGCTAAAAGAATGGACGAGGAAAAAGGCATAAAAATTGATCGTTCATATATTTCGATGCTAAAAAACGATAAAACAAAAAATCCTGCTTCTGAGGAAATGAATAGAGCTCTTGCCGAAATTACTGGGGGCGATCCGGAACGGCTGGTATTAGCTGCTTACTATGAAAAAGCACCTGTCATTGTTAAGAACTCATTAAAGGATTCTGAACAATATCGGCAATTCAAAAAATTTATAGTTGAATCTGACTTTATTCTTCAGCATTTCAAAGACACGGGGATAGACAATCCTACTGATGAAATGAAGGAAGAGGCGGTAGTTGCTTTCATTGATTCAATAACACATGATGATTTTATTGAGCTTTGGCATGCAATGCTTAAACTTTTGTTGCTTAAAAACCCAAAAGAATTCAGAGAGATTGCAAAATTAACCTATAACAAGCCGATCAACGTAGAAGAAGTCCACAAACTTGAAGAGCTTAGATTAAGAAAAGGTCTGTCTCGGGAAGATGTTGCAACTTCTTTATCGATTCCAGTAAAAGAATATGAATATCTAGAACTTTTAGGAGGGTTCTCATTTTCAAGTGAGAATTCTGATATGTATAAGAAAGCAATCGATTATTTAGAAAGTTTTGAAGGCGGAACAAATAAAGAGGCTCGTGAATTTGAGGCATTTATGAAAAATCCTGAACATGGCTTATTTTTTAAAGATTATCTTGAAGCGCCAGAAGAACGCAAAAAGGAAATGTTGACTTTCTGGAGATTTATTAAGCAGGTTGAAGAGGAAGAGAAAGCGGAAGGCGAAAAGGATAAATAA
- the secY gene encoding preprotein translocase subunit SecY, with protein MFKTLKNIWHVEDLRKKILFTLFVFIIYRIGSFVPVPGVDKTVFESAGNEAGNALMNLFNTFSGGALKNFSIFAISIYPYITASIIVQLLSMDVVPKFAEWAKQGEHGKKQLAQITRYGTVVLALIQGFATSVGFNRMYGTQMMPNATIADYLLVAIILTAGTSFLMWLGEQITERGIGNGISILIFAGIVAGIPGYFTATAQSSFIQPGQTFLNILKVVVVAIVIVAIITGVIFVQQGIRKIPVQYAKRVVGNKMYGGQNTHIPLKINAAGVIPVIFAVSLLQFPIVIANFWSTHAWAQWISNNLSHDRPLGMVLYVIMIIGFTFFYTFVQMNPQQMADNMKKNGGYIPGIRPGKATEKYLTRVMSRLTMSGALFLAIISVLPVLFGSLSGLPRSVQIGGTSLLIVIGVALDTMKQIESQLIKRHYKGFINK; from the coding sequence ATGTTCAAGACGCTTAAGAATATATGGCATGTTGAAGATTTGCGCAAAAAGATTCTGTTCACCCTGTTTGTATTTATCATCTACCGAATCGGTTCGTTCGTGCCGGTTCCTGGTGTGGACAAAACTGTGTTTGAATCGGCCGGCAACGAGGCTGGAAACGCCTTAATGAACCTATTCAACACGTTTTCGGGCGGAGCGCTTAAAAACTTCTCCATTTTTGCGATCAGCATTTACCCGTACATTACTGCATCCATCATCGTTCAGCTTTTGTCGATGGATGTAGTGCCGAAGTTTGCCGAATGGGCAAAGCAAGGCGAACACGGTAAAAAACAGCTGGCGCAAATTACCCGTTACGGTACGGTTGTGTTGGCTCTGATTCAAGGTTTTGCAACCTCTGTCGGTTTCAACCGAATGTATGGTACGCAAATGATGCCGAATGCAACGATTGCGGACTATCTGCTGGTTGCCATTATTTTGACGGCAGGTACTTCATTTCTGATGTGGCTTGGTGAACAGATTACCGAGAGGGGTATCGGAAACGGGATCTCGATCCTGATTTTTGCGGGAATCGTCGCAGGCATTCCGGGATATTTCACGGCAACGGCGCAATCGAGCTTTATCCAGCCGGGGCAGACTTTCCTGAATATTCTTAAAGTCGTGGTCGTTGCTATCGTGATTGTGGCAATTATCACGGGCGTTATCTTCGTACAGCAAGGAATTCGGAAGATTCCCGTACAATATGCCAAACGCGTAGTCGGAAACAAAATGTATGGTGGACAAAATACGCACATTCCGCTTAAAATCAATGCGGCGGGCGTAATCCCCGTTATCTTTGCCGTATCGCTGCTTCAATTCCCGATTGTCATCGCCAACTTCTGGTCGACTCATGCCTGGGCACAGTGGATCTCCAACAATCTTTCTCATGACAGGCCGCTCGGCATGGTCCTTTACGTGATCATGATCATCGGATTCACGTTCTTTTACACGTTTGTCCAGATGAATCCGCAGCAGATGGCCGACAATATGAAAAAGAACGGCGGTTACATTCCTGGCATTCGTCCGGGGAAGGCAACGGAGAAGTATCTGACCCGGGTAATGTCCCGTCTGACGATGTCGGGTGCGCTGTTCCTGGCCATCATCTCTGTGCTTCCGGTGCTCTTCGGTTCTTTGTCCGGTTTGCCGCGGTCGGTGCAGATCGGCGGCACTTCGCTGCTCATCGTTATCGGCGTCGCGCTGGATACGATGAAGCAGATCGAGAGCCAATTGATTAAACGCCATTACAAAGGCTTCATTAACAAATAG
- a CDS encoding KOW domain-containing RNA-binding protein: MNAESSPQVGQLVKILKGKEAGEVAVVIAVVDSRFVYIADGDKRKFDGPKKKNILHLEFTPIVSSEVVNSLKETGRVTNGKLRYAVVNYVRSAGISAMKKGE; the protein is encoded by the coding sequence TTGAATGCCGAGAGCAGCCCGCAAGTCGGTCAATTGGTGAAAATACTCAAAGGTAAGGAAGCCGGAGAGGTTGCCGTTGTCATCGCTGTTGTAGACAGCAGGTTTGTGTATATTGCGGACGGAGACAAACGCAAGTTTGACGGACCGAAGAAGAAGAACATCCTTCATCTGGAGTTCACTCCGATCGTCAGCAGCGAGGTTGTGAACAGTCTGAAAGAAACCGGCCGGGTAACGAATGGAAAGCTGCGTTATGCAGTTGTGAATTACGTACGCTCCGCCGGAATAAGCGCTATGAAGAAAGGAGAATAG
- the infA gene encoding translation initiation factor IF-1 produces MAKEDVIEVEGTVIEPLPNATFKVELENGHQILAHVSGKLRMHFIRILTGDKVVVQLSPYDLTKGRITYRK; encoded by the coding sequence GTGGCCAAAGAAGATGTCATTGAGGTGGAAGGCACCGTCATTGAACCGTTGCCGAATGCAACGTTTAAGGTTGAGCTGGAGAACGGTCATCAGATTCTTGCTCACGTATCCGGTAAGCTGCGGATGCACTTTATCCGTATTTTGACCGGTGACAAAGTGGTTGTACAGTTATCGCCTTATGATTTAACCAAAGGTCGTATAACTTACCGTAAATAG
- the truA gene encoding tRNA pseudouridine(38-40) synthase TruA → MRNLFMKVTYDGTNYDGFQTQPGGNTVQDKLEQAIAHLTGEVLKITASGRTDAGVHAYGQPFNFETASRIPLERWCLALNARLPEDIVVTEAHEVPLSFHSRRAAKRKTYRYTINGNRFPDPFQRRFQFHHPVALDVKAMEKGLVPLVGTYDFTSFASRKSTKTSHVRTIYKAYMEIDRSMCRPDSSDQGVIHTYITGSGFLQHMVRIIMGTLIQVGEGKRGPETIADILAACDRAAAGPTAVAKGLALWDVSYRDSQE, encoded by the coding sequence ATGCGCAATCTATTCATGAAAGTCACCTATGACGGTACGAACTATGATGGCTTTCAGACTCAGCCCGGAGGCAACACAGTTCAAGATAAGCTGGAACAGGCTATTGCCCATCTGACAGGTGAAGTGTTGAAGATTACCGCTTCCGGACGTACGGACGCCGGCGTTCATGCATATGGACAGCCTTTTAATTTCGAGACAGCGTCGCGTATTCCGCTTGAGCGCTGGTGTCTGGCGCTGAACGCACGTCTGCCGGAAGATATCGTGGTTACGGAAGCACACGAAGTGCCGCTCTCTTTCCATTCCCGCCGGGCAGCCAAGCGGAAGACCTATCGATACACGATCAATGGGAACCGGTTTCCGGATCCTTTTCAGCGGCGCTTTCAGTTTCATCATCCCGTAGCGCTTGATGTGAAGGCAATGGAGAAAGGACTCGTCCCTCTGGTCGGCACCTATGATTTCACCTCCTTTGCATCGCGGAAATCGACGAAGACCTCGCATGTCCGTACAATTTATAAAGCGTATATGGAGATTGACCGAAGCATGTGCAGGCCGGACTCGTCCGATCAGGGTGTCATTCACACTTACATTACCGGCAGTGGGTTTTTGCAGCATATGGTACGGATTATCATGGGTACGCTGATTCAAGTGGGAGAGGGCAAACGCGGACCGGAGACCATAGCGGACATTCTGGCAGCATGCGACCGGGCGGCAGCCGGCCCGACTGCGGTGGCTAAAGGACTGGCGCTATGGGATGTAAGCTACCGGGATTCGCAAGAATGA
- a CDS encoding ImmA/IrrE family metallo-endopeptidase: protein MFIHYKKTHLEEYVEQLYIDHHIMSPKDITIDCIAARLRIRLKFSPIESRSHRLKSGTFCMILDSRKNETDQRKDFLHELGHLLRHEGNQIAMLQSFVQYQEEDSEQFALYALMPFFMIERLELSPDRKQAVQQLATMFAVGTELASKRYGQILRREFEGTTLAETSAAYQPGKEVKSCVSDEVQIMAYYDPSGTYDGPSQLIVILDEWTLINCREIELPIGERLPEIDPEEMFGAECTPVHSSDVICFDGVVTLQVYELLYRYGLTKQTFVIHMRDVEMLMARDQSMIRKLSW from the coding sequence ATGTTTATTCATTACAAAAAAACACATCTTGAAGAATATGTAGAACAACTTTACATAGATCACCACATCATGAGCCCTAAAGATATAACGATTGATTGCATTGCCGCTCGACTTCGGATTCGTCTTAAGTTTTCGCCAATCGAAAGTCGTTCACATCGTCTGAAGTCAGGCACTTTCTGCATGATCCTTGATTCTCGCAAAAACGAAACTGATCAGCGAAAGGATTTTCTACACGAACTCGGTCACTTGTTGCGACATGAAGGAAATCAAATCGCCATGCTGCAATCCTTTGTTCAATATCAAGAAGAAGACAGTGAGCAGTTCGCCTTATATGCTTTGATGCCCTTCTTCATGATTGAGCGATTGGAACTCTCTCCGGACCGTAAACAAGCCGTGCAGCAATTGGCCACCATGTTTGCGGTCGGGACAGAGCTTGCCAGCAAAAGATACGGGCAAATCTTACGCCGCGAATTTGAAGGAACTACACTTGCGGAGACTTCAGCCGCATATCAACCTGGAAAGGAGGTGAAATCTTGTGTGTCAGATGAAGTGCAAATTATGGCCTATTACGATCCATCAGGAACGTATGACGGCCCCTCACAGCTAATCGTCATCCTGGACGAGTGGACATTGATTAACTGCCGTGAAATCGAATTGCCAATTGGCGAAAGACTACCGGAAATAGATCCGGAAGAAATGTTTGGCGCTGAATGCACCCCTGTACACAGCAGCGATGTGATTTGCTTTGATGGCGTTGTTACTCTTCAAGTGTATGAGCTGCTGTACCGATACGGCCTCACAAAGCAAACATTTGTTATCCACATGCGCGATGTGGAAATGTTAATGGCGCGCGATCAATCAATGATCCGAAAATTAAGCTGGTAA
- a CDS encoding adenylate kinase, producing MNILFMGPPGAGKGTQAAAIVKELDIPHISTGDAFRLAIKQGTPVGLKAKSFIDQGLLVPDDVTIGIVEERLQQSDCEKGFLLDGFPRTLSQAEALDELLARMNTSLNHVINLNVDRGLLLARLTGRRICKVCGASYHLIFNPPKQEGICDIDGGELYQRPDDNEESVGKRLDEYDNKTAPLLHFYENKGLLRQVNGENEIDVVSAEIVSLLRG from the coding sequence TTGAACATCCTTTTCATGGGCCCGCCTGGGGCAGGCAAGGGAACACAAGCTGCGGCTATCGTAAAGGAGCTGGACATACCCCATATCTCGACGGGAGACGCTTTTCGTCTCGCGATCAAGCAGGGAACTCCAGTCGGTCTGAAAGCCAAATCCTTTATAGACCAAGGCTTGCTTGTACCGGATGATGTAACGATTGGAATTGTGGAAGAGCGGCTGCAGCAGTCCGATTGCGAAAAAGGTTTTTTATTGGACGGCTTTCCAAGAACTCTTTCGCAAGCGGAAGCGCTGGATGAGCTTCTTGCACGCATGAATACTTCTCTGAATCATGTCATCAATTTGAACGTGGACCGCGGACTGCTTCTGGCCCGTCTGACCGGACGGCGGATTTGTAAGGTATGCGGTGCATCGTATCACTTGATTTTCAACCCGCCGAAACAAGAAGGCATCTGTGATATCGATGGCGGCGAGTTGTATCAGCGTCCGGATGACAATGAAGAAAGTGTTGGCAAGCGATTGGATGAGTATGACAACAAGACGGCGCCGCTGCTTCACTTTTACGAGAATAAAGGTCTTTTGCGTCAGGTAAACGGGGAAAACGAAATCGACGTCGTTTCTGCCGAAATTGTATCTTTACTGCGAGGTTAG
- the rplQ gene encoding 50S ribosomal protein L17, producing MAYQKLGRDSSARKALFRDLVTDLFLYERIQTTEAKAKEVRSIAEKLITKAKKGDLHARRQVAAFVRRETADGEQDAIQKLFAEIAPRYTERPGGYTRILKLGPRRGDSAPMVYLELVDRA from the coding sequence ATGGCATACCAAAAGTTGGGCCGTGATTCCAGTGCGCGTAAAGCATTGTTCCGCGACTTGGTAACGGACCTGTTCTTATATGAGCGCATCCAAACCACGGAAGCGAAAGCGAAGGAAGTTCGTTCCATCGCCGAAAAACTGATCACGAAAGCGAAAAAGGGCGATCTGCATGCCCGTCGTCAAGTAGCTGCATTCGTACGCCGCGAAACTGCCGACGGTGAGCAGGATGCAATTCAAAAACTGTTCGCTGAAATCGCACCGCGCTATACGGAACGTCCAGGCGGATACACTCGTATCCTGAAGCTCGGACCTCGCCGCGGCGACTCGGCACCTATGGTGTACCTTGAACTGGTAGACCGTGCCTAG
- the rpsM gene encoding 30S ribosomal protein S13, with protein MARIAGVDLPRDKRVEIALTYIFGIGRTTSQKILKETGIDVNTRVRDLTEDEVSKLRETIDKSVKVEGDLRREISLNIKRLTEIGCYRGVRHRRGLPVRGQRTKTNARTRKGPRRTVANKKK; from the coding sequence ATGGCTCGTATAGCTGGAGTGGATTTGCCACGTGACAAACGCGTTGAGATCGCCTTGACTTATATTTTCGGAATCGGTAGAACGACTTCCCAGAAAATTCTTAAAGAAACAGGGATCGATGTTAATACACGTGTCCGTGATTTGACGGAAGATGAAGTCAGCAAACTACGTGAAACGATCGACAAATCGGTCAAAGTGGAAGGCGACCTGCGTCGTGAAATTTCCTTGAATATTAAGCGTCTTACCGAGATTGGCTGCTACCGCGGTGTTCGACACCGTCGCGGTTTGCCGGTTCGCGGTCAACGTACCAAGACAAATGCCCGTACCCGGAAAGGCCCGCGTCGTACGGTAGCAAACAAGAAGAAATAA
- the rpsK gene encoding 30S ribosomal protein S11 produces MAKPKKVVRTKRRDRKNIESGVAHIRSTFNNTIVTITDPHGNAISWASSGGQGFRGSRKSTPFAAQMAAEVAAKAAMEHGMKSVEVMVKGPGAGREAAIRSLQAAGLEVNLIKDVTPVPHNGCRPPKRRRV; encoded by the coding sequence ATGGCTAAACCGAAAAAAGTCGTACGTACGAAACGTCGCGACCGTAAAAATATCGAATCCGGCGTGGCACATATCCGTTCCACGTTCAACAATACCATCGTTACCATCACGGATCCTCACGGCAACGCTATTTCCTGGGCAAGCTCCGGCGGCCAAGGATTTAGGGGTTCCCGTAAGTCGACTCCGTTCGCAGCCCAAATGGCGGCAGAAGTTGCAGCTAAGGCAGCTATGGAGCACGGCATGAAGAGTGTCGAAGTTATGGTTAAAGGACCGGGCGCGGGCCGCGAAGCAGCCATCCGTTCCCTTCAAGCCGCAGGCCTTGAAGTTAACCTCATTAAAGACGTCACTCCGGTTCCGCACAATGGATGCCGTCCGCCGAAACGTCGCCGCGTATAG
- the rplM gene encoding 50S ribosomal protein L13 gives MRTTYMAKPNEVERNWHIIDAEGKTLGRLASEAAALIRGKHKPQFTPHVDTGDFVIVINAEKIHLTGKKLQNKKYYRHSLHPGGLKVTTAETLLNSKPERVIESAVHGMIPKTRQGNAMKLRLKVYAGAEHPHAAQKPEVYELRG, from the coding sequence ATGCGTACCACCTACATGGCGAAGCCGAACGAAGTTGAACGCAACTGGCATATTATCGATGCCGAAGGCAAAACACTCGGCCGTCTGGCAAGTGAAGCCGCCGCTTTGATCCGCGGCAAACACAAACCGCAATTTACACCTCATGTTGATACTGGCGACTTCGTCATCGTTATCAACGCCGAGAAGATTCACCTGACTGGCAAGAAACTGCAAAACAAGAAATACTACCGTCACTCGCTGCATCCGGGCGGTCTGAAAGTAACCACAGCTGAAACCTTGCTGAACAGCAAACCTGAGCGTGTAATTGAATCTGCCGTTCATGGTATGATTCCGAAGACTCGCCAAGGCAATGCGATGAAGCTGAGATTGAAAGTTTATGCCGGCGCCGAGCATCCACACGCAGCACAAAAACCTGAAGTTTACGAACTTCGCGGATAA